The Niabella beijingensis genomic interval GGCCTTTAAGATAATTGACGTCATCACTGTCTGCCTGTGCAATTACCGCATCTGCTTTCCATTCCCTGACCGATTTCAGAACCCCTTTTTCTCCATATAAAGTTTTATAATAAGGAGGCAGGCGATAGAACAACCATGGTCCGTAATCTTTTGAGTACTTTATCAGGCCCCTGAGCACCCTCCTACTGAATTTACTCGAATGATCGATCAATAGTAAAATCCGTATCAAAATAGTTTAGTTTAAAATAATTTCCCGAATACCATTCATAAAATTATATTTTTTAGCGTATAATCTTCACAGAAACAAAGAAAAGTATAATGGCTGACTGATGCAGACCCCCGACTTATGAATGGGCAGGGCAAATCAGTTTCATTAGTATTAATAACCTTATTTATTTTATAAACACCGCTTTCCGATAATCAATTCAGAACGCCAAAAATGCCATGAAAATGCAGCGCTAAAGCCGGCTGAAAATGATTCACCAGAAAATAACTTCTTTAACCTGCGGCAGTACGTTTTACCTGCAATACCTGATATCACAGGTCTGAACTTCTGCTATGAACCATTCTCCCTTTGATGGTTCATGCCCAAAAAAGCAACCGGATCCTATCTTAATCATTGAAATTATTCGTTGCGTATCCAGTCATCAATAGGGTTTGAAACCTCAAACAACCGACACAATCCTTTCATTTTTTATTCGTTTCATATTCTTTGATTTTTTATTGATATTTAAAACGTAAATTTGGTAAACCGCATTAATAACCAGTCCTCTTATTTCTGTAATGCACAAAAGTTGCTGCAATTTTTTCTGGTATTTTATCGGGCTGACCGGCTCCGGTTCAGTGATTGTTTCGTTTAGAAAAAAAAATCGCCTTTTACTTCTTTGTCCCCGGTTTGGGAAAAAGATAATCCAGAACTCATTAGAAAGCCTTTTTCTTTCTGGTATTTCGGATAAATCTTCGGTTGATGTACAATATGGTTGCCGGCATTCCGGTGCGTTAACATTGGCCGTAAACGCTCCCCTGTATCAGTAACCAACTCCGGACAAGCACAGGTTCTGGTTCAGTATTGATAATGATGATCAAAAACAATCTTTTATAATCAGGATTGCACTATTAAAAATCAATAAAACTCCTCAACTATGAAAATTATGAGAAAAATCCTTTTATGGTCTTTGATCATCCTGGTCATTTTGATCGGTTTTATTCTGGTTAAAACAATCACCTACCCCTTTAAAAAAGCACCGGCAAGTAAAACTGAAGCCATCAATATTCCAAAAGACGATTCTGCCGTTTACCGGTTCTCCGGCGGTTTAAAGGTTCCAACGATCTCTACCGGCGAATTAGGTGATTTTGATTATACCCCCTTTGATGCATTTAAAATATACCTGAGAAATAATTATCCTTTGGTTTATCAAAACACGGAAAACTATGAAGTGAATGGCTATGGGTTGGTTTTCCGATGGAAAGGCCACAACGCTGCTCTAAAGCCCATCTTATTTTTATCGCATATGGATGTGGTTCCTCCGGGAGCTGCTTCCGTTAAAAATAAAGACTCCGCTATCTTTAAACCCCTGGATAAAGCAGCCTCCGCTGTAACAATGATAGCCAAGGAGTGGGATTACCCTCCTTTTTCCGGAGCCGTTGCTAATGGAAGGATTTATGGAAGAGGCGCTTTGGATATGAAGGGCATGCTTTTTTCCTTAATGGAATCCATGACCCGCCTGATGAAAGAAGGCTATATTCCTCAACGTGATATCTATCTGGCGTTTGGGTTTGATGAGGAGGTAGGAGGAAGAAAAGGAGCACAGGAAATTGCAGCGAATTTTAAACAAAAAGGGCTGGAATTTGATGCAGTCTACGATGAAGGCGGAGTCATATTAGAAAAGGGAAGTATCGGCGGAATCGATGCGGATCTTGCATTGATTGGTTGTGCAGAGAAAGGTTTTTTGTCTGCGCGGATAAAAGTAAAGGGCCTCGGCGGGCATTCCTCTGTGCCGCCTCTGGAAAGTGCCATTGGCAAAGCTGCAATCATTATGCGGCGATTGGAAGATCATCAGATGAAACCGGTCATTACCCCGCTTATACAGGAGTTTTTTGATAATGTGGGAGGGGCCATGTCCTTTTCAACCCGTCTGGCTGTTGCCAATAAATGGCTTTTGAAAAAAGTACTGCTATCCCAGCTGACCAAGAACAACTCTACAAATGCGTTGGTGCGTACCACCACCGCTTTGACAATGATGAAGGGTAGTGACGGGACCAATGTGCTGTCACCGGAAGTGTCGTTTGTGGTCAATTTCAGGCTGCTTCCCGGCAATTCGGTTGAAGAGGTAAAAGCGCACATTGCAAATGCCACAAAAGGTTTCGACGTGGAGGTGGAAGAGATAGACAATACAAGAGCAGCTTCCGCTGTATCATCGACGAATACCAGGGCCTATCAGGTGGTAGAAGCCGGAATCAAGACGGTCTTCCCCGGGGTTTTGACGACCCCCTATCTTACGGTAGGCGGAACGGATGCATATAAATACCAGATTGTCAGCAAAAACATCTACCGCTTCATCCCCTTTAAAATCAATAGTGCGGAGCAGCAGAGTATTCATAGTACCAATGAATATATCAGCATCGAAAATTACGAGAAGATGCTGTTTTATTTTAAATATATAATGCAGCACTATGACAAGTAAACTCAGAATTTCTGCCAGGTTCAGGCCCTGTTTCCTAAAGCGTGAAAGTTAAAATTGAATTTTGCTGATTCGTTTTTTGATTTGTCGCGGGTTATTTCCAAATCAACATCATATCTTTTTAAGCCATCTTCAGTATAGTTAAATGTTGAAATATACACTAGTTGGTTTTTTTAATCCTATCGCACAAAGATCAGCTTCCCAGAAATCAACAATCTTTAGTAGGTTGAAGTTAATTGTCAACTTCACTCTACTAATTAATTTATTATAGTGCTATCTTTTTCCATTATTTTACAAATATTCCGTCAGTTAATAGTTTAAGTATTGTTGTGTTGCCACTTTTCAGTGCCTGTTCTACAGTTTGCCCTAAAAATTCCCCAGGTAGTTCTGCCTTCAATTTAAACCTCAATTTTTTAGAAGTGTTGTCGTACCAATGGGAGCGGATATAGGTTGGGCGCCAATCGACAAAAATTTAATTTTTCTATTCCTGGAGCTACGTTTGCGCCCATTACAAACAAGTAATAGCAGTCGTAAGCAGCCGGCAAAGTCAGTTTTTTTATATTCATTTTACTATTTTTTCCTTTCTTTATTAAACACTCCACCAATCCGGATCAATAACAAGCGCTTGAAAATAGTTATTTGTTTACATTCAAGACCATCTAATAACCGATTCATTGGCACACACCAATCCCTCTTCTGGTTAAACATCAACATAAATGGTCAAGTATGTAAGTACTCGCATATATCATTCTTGATATGTATGTTTAGTAATTTCCTTACATAGCACTTTGCAGAACAGGCGATAGATTTTACAGATACTCTGATCTGTATTGAAATACTGCTTAGCTTCTTCCATTGCCGCTCTATGTAATTGTACCGGGTAGAAATTGGTTGGCTTTAGATATGATGTTTCTTATGTTTATTTCCCGATACAAAACTTCCCGAAGATCGTTCCCAGGATATCACGGTCCACTTCCACCTGCCCGGTGATCTCACCCAGGTAATGCAAGGTGCGGCGGATATCGATGGAAAGCAGGTCACCGGTCAGCTGCCGGTCCATACCCGCTTCGATGCTGTTCAGACTTTCCATCATTTTTGAAAGCGCATCATAATGCCGGGCATTGGTAACGATACTATTTTCGGGTTGAATGACCTCCCCTACCGCTTTTTCATACATCCGGTTCCTGAGCACTTCAATACCGAGATTATTTTTTGCGCTGATAAGGATTGGAGGTTGGGGATTTGAAATCCGATCGCTGCCAGCTGACAGCTGATGGCTGTCTTCGCGGTCTATCTTATTTTTTACAAGGATCGTTTTTTCTGCAAAAGGTTTCAGCCAGCCGATCTCCGATGTATCCGGATCGGTTACATCCACCAGGTGCAATAGAATCGTTGCTTTTTCCGCGTTCTGTTTGCTGCGCTCCATACCGATACTTTCGATCTGATCGGTAGTATGCTCCCGGATCCCTGCCGTATCAATGAGCCGGAACAGGACACCCTTTATGTTCAGGGTTTCTTCTATCGTATCTCTTGTAGTTCCCGCAATATCGCTTACGATGGCGCGCTCTTCATTCAACAAGGCATTGAGCAGGGTGCTTTTCCCGGAATTGGGCTTCCCGATGATCGCCACACGGACCCCGTTCTTGATCACATTGCCAAGACGGAAAGAATCCAGGAGCGTTGAAACCTGGGATTTAAGATCGGTGATCAATGCGCTGAACTGTGCCCGGTCGGCAAATTCGACATCCTCATCACTGAAATCCAGCTCCAGCTCGATCAATGCGGCAAAGTTGATCAACTGCTCCCGTAGTTTTGCCAGATCTCCCGAGAATCCGCCACGCAGCTGTTGCAATGCTGCCTGCTGCTGCGCCCGGCTATCCGCAGCGATCAGGTCCGCTACCGCTTCCGCCTGCGCCAGGTCCAGCTTTCCGTTGAGAAAGGCACGCTGCGTATATTCTCCCGCGGTTGCCAGCCGTGCACCGGCTGAAACAGCGGCTTCCAGTATCTTTTGTAATATATAGGGGGACCCATGTCCGCTGATCTCCACCACATCTTCACCCGTATAGCTCCTGGGCGACCGGAAGAGGGTCACTACCACTTCATCGATCAGCGTGCCATCCTCCGGAGCAATAATATGTCCGAAGTGAACCGTATGTGAGGGCTGCTTTTCCAGCTTTTTTCCTTTAAATATCGCATCCGCCACCGGAATGGCTGCCCTGCCGCTCAGCCGGATAACGCCGATCGCGCCAATTCCGGGAGGAGTGGCAATAGCAGCAATAGTATCATCAAAACCAGAAAGCACCTTCATTTTTCAAAAGTACGCATTCAGTCGCAGATGAAAGAAGGTGAAAAACAACCGGTATCCGTTAACTTTACGTTTTACAACAGCATTCCATGAAACGTGTATTTGCCCTTTCCCTTTTACTGCTGATGATCGTCAACCGGTCCGCAGCGCAAGCCGGATCGATAAGAGAATATTTTCAGCTACAGGTCTTTTACTATACCAGCCAACAGCAGGAAGCCCAACTGGATCAATACCTGCAACAGGCACTTGTGCCGGCATTGCACCGGCTGCAGCTGCAACGGGTCGGAGTTTTCAGGGCCCTTACGAATGACACAGCCGCGGAGAAAAAGATCTATGTCCTCACCCCGTTCCGCGAACTCCGGCAATGGACAGCGCTTCCAGACCGCCTGCAAAAGGATCCGGTTTATCTGAAGGCGGCAACAGATTATTACAACAGCGCTAACAAGGCCGGGATCTATGACCGTATCGAAACCATCTTTTTAAAATCGTTTTCGGGGGCACCGGTACTGCAACAACCCCGGCTGAATGGCCCGAAAGACCAGCGGGTCTATGAATTACGCAGTTATGAAAGCAGCTCGGAAAAGCGGTTCCGCAGCAAAGTAAAAATGTTTAACGAGGGCGGTGAGATCGGTATCTTTAAACGGCTTGGTTTCAATGCTGTTTTTTACGGAGCGGTTCTGGCAGGAAAGCGTATGCCCAACCTGATGTACCTTACAACACATGCCAATATGGACGCCCGTAGCCAGAACTGGAAAAACTTTGGAGCTGATGCTGCATGGAAACAACTGAACACACAGGATGAATACAAAGAAAATGTTTCTCATATAGACGTCACCTTTTTGAAGACCGCTTCTTATTCCGATCTCTGATCCTCGTTTGCGATGGAATCCCTGTTAAAATGAAATGGCGTTTTCTTGCTCCGGATACTTATTTTCGCGGCAGATGAAAAAAGAAGATTTAAAAAATACTGATTTTGCAGAAGGCGCTGTACTGCTGATCGACAAACCGCTCGAATGGACCTCCTTTGATGCCGTCCGGAAAGTGCGGAACCTGATCCGTATTAAAAAGGTAGGACATGCAGGTACGCTGGATCCCCTGGCCAGCGGCCTTCTCATCATCTGCACCGGCAAGTTCACCAAACAGATCAATGCCTATATGGCCAAGGAAAAAGAATATACGGGCAGTTTTACCATCGGGGCCGTTACACCTACCTACGACCTGGAAAGCGAGCCAACGGATTTCAAATCCTTCGATCACCTTACCATCTTTGATATGGAAACTGCCACAAAAAAATTTGTGGGCGACATCCTGCAGATCCCCCCGGCACACTCGGCGATCAAAAAAGACGGAAAACGGGTATATGAACTGGCCCGCAAAGGGATCGATGTAAAGCTGGACCCGCGCCCCGTAACCATTTCCAGCTTTGAAATAGATGCCACACATCTGCCGGAGATCTCCTTTAAAGTGGTCTGCTCCACCGGCACCTATATCCGGAGCCTCGCACACGACTTCGGACAGGCACTCGGATGCGGGGCCTACCTCAGCAGCCTGCGCCGCACCCGTATCGGTGATTTTTCAGTGAACGATGCGCTGACGATCGAAGAATTTACTGCGGGAATAAAAGAGGTTTAACGTTTTGCAGGCCTGAAACAGCGCAGATCCGTTATGATAACCACTCCCAATTCTCGATTCTCAAATCTGAAAGCTGACCGCTAAAAAATAAACGGATAGCCGATACCGATCTGCAGCTGGCTTCCCTTGATGAACGGATAGGCAAACAATTTATTTCTGTAGGAAACATTATCAGGCGAGGGGCTCGG includes:
- a CDS encoding M20/M25/M40 family metallo-hydrolase translates to MRKILLWSLIILVILIGFILVKTITYPFKKAPASKTEAINIPKDDSAVYRFSGGLKVPTISTGELGDFDYTPFDAFKIYLRNNYPLVYQNTENYEVNGYGLVFRWKGHNAALKPILFLSHMDVVPPGAASVKNKDSAIFKPLDKAASAVTMIAKEWDYPPFSGAVANGRIYGRGALDMKGMLFSLMESMTRLMKEGYIPQRDIYLAFGFDEEVGGRKGAQEIAANFKQKGLEFDAVYDEGGVILEKGSIGGIDADLALIGCAEKGFLSARIKVKGLGGHSSVPPLESAIGKAAIIMRRLEDHQMKPVITPLIQEFFDNVGGAMSFSTRLAVANKWLLKKVLLSQLTKNNSTNALVRTTTALTMMKGSDGTNVLSPEVSFVVNFRLLPGNSVEEVKAHIANATKGFDVEVEEIDNTRAASAVSSTNTRAYQVVEAGIKTVFPGVLTTPYLTVGGTDAYKYQIVSKNIYRFIPFKINSAEQQSIHSTNEYISIENYEKMLFYFKYIMQHYDK
- the mnmE gene encoding tRNA uridine-5-carboxymethylaminomethyl(34) synthesis GTPase MnmE, whose amino-acid sequence is MKVLSGFDDTIAAIATPPGIGAIGVIRLSGRAAIPVADAIFKGKKLEKQPSHTVHFGHIIAPEDGTLIDEVVVTLFRSPRSYTGEDVVEISGHGSPYILQKILEAAVSAGARLATAGEYTQRAFLNGKLDLAQAEAVADLIAADSRAQQQAALQQLRGGFSGDLAKLREQLINFAALIELELDFSDEDVEFADRAQFSALITDLKSQVSTLLDSFRLGNVIKNGVRVAIIGKPNSGKSTLLNALLNEERAIVSDIAGTTRDTIEETLNIKGVLFRLIDTAGIREHTTDQIESIGMERSKQNAEKATILLHLVDVTDPDTSEIGWLKPFAEKTILVKNKIDREDSHQLSAGSDRISNPQPPILISAKNNLGIEVLRNRMYEKAVGEVIQPENSIVTNARHYDALSKMMESLNSIEAGMDRQLTGDLLSIDIRRTLHYLGEITGQVEVDRDILGTIFGKFCIGK
- a CDS encoding NIPSNAP family protein; the encoded protein is MKRVFALSLLLLMIVNRSAAQAGSIREYFQLQVFYYTSQQQEAQLDQYLQQALVPALHRLQLQRVGVFRALTNDTAAEKKIYVLTPFRELRQWTALPDRLQKDPVYLKAATDYYNSANKAGIYDRIETIFLKSFSGAPVLQQPRLNGPKDQRVYELRSYESSSEKRFRSKVKMFNEGGEIGIFKRLGFNAVFYGAVLAGKRMPNLMYLTTHANMDARSQNWKNFGADAAWKQLNTQDEYKENVSHIDVTFLKTASYSDL
- the truB gene encoding tRNA pseudouridine(55) synthase TruB; protein product: MKKEDLKNTDFAEGAVLLIDKPLEWTSFDAVRKVRNLIRIKKVGHAGTLDPLASGLLIICTGKFTKQINAYMAKEKEYTGSFTIGAVTPTYDLESEPTDFKSFDHLTIFDMETATKKFVGDILQIPPAHSAIKKDGKRVYELARKGIDVKLDPRPVTISSFEIDATHLPEISFKVVCSTGTYIRSLAHDFGQALGCGAYLSSLRRTRIGDFSVNDALTIEEFTAGIKEV